The genome window CACGGCCCAATCCCTGGCCCCCCATGTGGCGCGGGCCCTTTTGCGGCAGGGCAATGCCGTGACCGTCGTGCTCGGCCGACCCGGCCCGCTGTTTTCCCGGTCATTCTTCCCCGAAGGCTCGGCCGCCCTGTCGCTGGTGGAAATGCGGTTTCCCCAGGATGCCGCGGCATTCGGGCGGCTCCTGCGCCGGCTGTCGCCCCGCCTCGTCTTTTGCGCCGGCGGCGAACGCCTGCGCGGGATGGCGCTCGCGCAGGTCGCGACGCTGGCCGAGCCGCCGCGCCTGGCTTGGTCCATCGACCACCGCATGTGTTGCGGGGAAGGCGTTTGCGGCGCCTGCCTCTCGAATGTCCAGGGACAGCCGGTGCGGCGGTGCAAGGTGGTGCAGGATGCCTAACAGCGCAAAGAGGGCGGAGCGCTCGGTGCCAGGGACCGTCGTGGTCATCGGCGGCGGCTGGGCCGGCTGCGCGGCCGCCGTGGCGGCCCGTCAGGCCAGGGCGGAGACGGTGATTGTTCTGGAGCGCACGGATCTGTTGTTGGGATGCGGCCTGGCTGGCGGGATCATGCGCAACAACGGGCGACAGACGGCGGCGGAAGAACTCATCGCCCTGGGTGGCGGCGCCCTGATCCAGGTCGCGGACAGCGTGTGCACCCACCGTGGCGTCGATTTCCCCGGACATCGCCATGCCAGCCTCTATTCGACCAGCAAAATCGAACCGGCTGTCCGGAACTACCTTGCGCAACAGGGGGTGACGTTGCGTCCGCGCTCGCGCGTTACGGACGTCGAAACCTCCGAGGGCGCGCTCGACGCCGTCGTGCTTCAGGATGGGACTCGCGTCGCCGGTGACGTCTTTATCGAGGCGACGGGCTCGGCCGGTCCCATGGGCAATTGCGTCCGTTTTGGCAACGGCTGCGCCATGTGCGTCCTGCGCTGCGCCTCCTATGGCCCCCGGGTGAGCCTGACCGAACGGTTGGGGCTGAACGATTACGTGGGCATGCGGGCGGACGGCGGCATCGGTTCTCTTTCCGGGTCCTGCGAGCTGCGCAAGGATTCCCTGGATGCGGCCCTTGGCCGGGAACTCGAACGGCGTGGCGTCCTGGTCGTCCCGTTGCCGCCGGGCATGTCCCATGAGGAACTTTTATCTCAGAAATCGTGCCGCCAATATGCCTTGCCGCAATACGCCGGCAACCTCGTCCTGCTCGATACCGGAGCCATGGCCAAGCTCATGACGCCGTTTTTCCCCATCGACGAGTTGCGCCGCGTGCCCGGCTTTGAAGCGGTCGTTTTCGGGCAGGGCTGCGGCCATGCCAATTCGGTGCGTTTCCTGTCCCGGGCGCCGCGTAACGCCGCCTTGCAGGTCGAGTCCGTGCGCAATCTGTTTTGCGCCGGAGAAAAGGCCGGTTTTTTCGTCGGCCATACGGAAGCCATGGTCACCGGAAGCCTGGCCGGCCACAACGCCGTGCGCCGGCTCCGGGGCCTGCCCCCCCTGATATTGCCCCAGACCCTGGCCTGCGGGGACATCCTCGCCGCCGAACAGGAAGGGCTCGGCACCCAGGGGTGCCTGGCCAAACGCTACACCTTCTCGGGAGGAGACTATTTTGAACGCATGCAAGCCCGTTCACTGTACGTAGAGGACCCGGGGCATGTCGCCAAACGGGTCCGCCATGACGGGCTGGAAGGACTTTTCGCCTCCGGCTCCACACCATCCGTGACAAGGAGATCATGATGCAAAACGCCACGCCCCACGTTACCCGGTGTTTTTTCGGCTGCAATTCAGCGGACGGCTTCAAGACGTTTTTCGATTTCCTGCCGAGCCTGGATAACGCCCGGATCATCATCGTCAAAGGCGGACCCGGGACCGGCAAATCCACCTTTATCGGCTCCATAGGCAACGCCTTCGCGGACCTGGGCTATGACCTGGAGTACCAGCATTGCTCGCTCGATCCCGAGTCGTACGACGCGGTCGTCATTCCGGAGATTCGGGCCGTCGTGGTGGCCGCCACAGGGCATCACGTGTTCGATCCCCGTAATCCCGGGGCCGTGGATGAAATCCTCAACCTCGGGGAGTATTGGGACGCGGATGCCATTCGCCCGCATCGCCAGGCGATCATGGCCGTAAACGAAGCCTCCGACCGGAAGTTCCGCAAGGTGTACCGGGTGCTCAAGGCGGCCCGGCTGCTGCTTGGCAACGTCGAAGAGGTCCATGCCGCCCGGCGCGATCCCCAAAAACTGGATGCCATCGTCAAGGACGTCGCCGGCATTTTGCCGGCGGCTGGCAATCCCGAACGGTACGGCGCGGCACGCCATGCGTTTGCCTCGTCGATCACGCCGACCGGCGAGGTCCATACCATCGATACGGTGCGCCATCCGGACACGCGCGTCGTGGCCATCCAAGGGGAACCGGGCTCCGGCCGTTCCCTCCTCCTGGAAAAAATCGGTGAGGAAGCCAGACTGCGGGGACTCGACGTGGAGTTTTTCCATCGTCCCTTGGACCCCTCC of Solidesulfovibrio fructosivorans JJ] contains these proteins:
- a CDS encoding FAD-dependent oxidoreductase, with product MPGTVVVIGGGWAGCAAAVAARQARAETVIVLERTDLLLGCGLAGGIMRNNGRQTAAEELIALGGGALIQVADSVCTHRGVDFPGHRHASLYSTSKIEPAVRNYLAQQGVTLRPRSRVTDVETSEGALDAVVLQDGTRVAGDVFIEATGSAGPMGNCVRFGNGCAMCVLRCASYGPRVSLTERLGLNDYVGMRADGGIGSLSGSCELRKDSLDAALGRELERRGVLVVPLPPGMSHEELLSQKSCRQYALPQYAGNLVLLDTGAMAKLMTPFFPIDELRRVPGFEAVVFGQGCGHANSVRFLSRAPRNAALQVESVRNLFCAGEKAGFFVGHTEAMVTGSLAGHNAVRRLRGLPPLILPQTLACGDILAAEQEGLGTQGCLAKRYTFSGGDYFERMQARSLYVEDPGHVAKRVRHDGLEGLFASGSTPSVTRRS